A region of the Pseudarthrobacter sp. MM222 genome:
AAGCCGAGTTGCCCTGTCACTCTGGGTTGCTAAAACCGGCGGATAGCAGCCGTAGGTGATAGCGCAACGGCAATAAACGCCGACGCCGGAACTCGCGTGAGTTCCGGCGCCGGCCCAGCTAGGGCGTTGATCAGACGACAGCCTTCGCTTCTTCGACCAGGGCGGAAACGGCCTGGAACAGCGGGTGGTTCCGCTCAAGGCCAGTGATCTTTTCCGTTGCCTCATCCGGCGCGGAGGCGGCGAGCAGCTTCGCCAGTTCCACGGCCTCGGCGTCGGCCGGATCATTGAAACGCAGCGCGGCAGCGATCGCACCGAGCAGGGCTTCCGGGACGATCCCGCGTTCGGCGAGTTCCGCCGCCGGGCCAATGAAGCGCTCGTGCCGGCTGAGCTTGCGCAACGGCGCCCGGCCCACCCGGTTCACGGTGTCCGGCAGATGCGGGTTGGAGAAGCGGCCCAGAATCTTCTGCACATAGGCTTCCTGCTCCTCGCGGTTGAACCCGTGCTTGGCCACCAGCAGTTCCTTGGTCTCGTCCAGGACGGCGCTGACGTCCGCCGCCACGTCCTGATCGGCCATGGCCTCGGAGATTTTCTCCAGACCGGCCTCGAAGCCGAAGTAGGCGGCCGCGGCGTGGCCGGTGTTCACCGTGAACAGTTTCCGCTCGATGTAAGGTTCCAGGTTGTCCACGAAGGTGGCCCCCGGAATCACCGGCTCCTTGCCCGCGAAGGGCGTGCGGTCGATGACCCACTCGTAGAACGTCTCGACCGTGACATCCAGGCCCTGGCCC
Encoded here:
- a CDS encoding mannitol-1-phosphate 5-dehydrogenase is translated as MKAVHFGAGNIGRGFVGLLLHEAGYEVVFADVADALITQLAAADSYQVHEVGEDPTVRTVTNYRALNSSSQEADVIAEIATADIVTTAVGPHILKFVAPVIARGIAARATGLAPLQVMACENAINATDILRDEVAAQWDPAAGSLDDAAVFANTAVDRIVPNQEAGQGLDVTVETFYEWVIDRTPFAGKEPVIPGATFVDNLEPYIERKLFTVNTGHAAAAYFGFEAGLEKISEAMADQDVAADVSAVLDETKELLVAKHGFNREEQEAYVQKILGRFSNPHLPDTVNRVGRAPLRKLSRHERFIGPAAELAERGIVPEALLGAIAAALRFNDPADAEAVELAKLLAASAPDEATEKITGLERNHPLFQAVSALVEEAKAVV